The following proteins come from a genomic window of Azoarcus sp. PA01:
- a CDS encoding TetR family transcriptional regulator, translated as MTQPPTVSEHSAAQPSPIEAEILRLSRDEPALGQAAVAERLRRAGLPISPSGVRYIWQKHGLETAVKRLRALAGSSDEGLAALTDTQRGLLERGALTARLVRSASPEEAGEAVDEPIDRRQVILDAAAELFAEQGYDRSSIRDIARKVGLLPGSVYHYFASKDELYLAVHGEGFRRLTAAVTAAIGETRDPWERLMRACEVHVGGIATGSPVDRVTGHNLAMIRHHGLFAKIRPVREAYENIYRELIDALPLAPGTDRTLLRLLLLSAMNWVYIWYREGRRSPKEIADAMVDMLRHGVERAPRSHDA; from the coding sequence ATGACTCAGCCCCCGACCGTTTCCGAACACAGCGCCGCGCAGCCTTCCCCGATCGAAGCCGAGATCCTGCGGCTGTCGCGCGATGAGCCGGCGCTCGGCCAGGCCGCGGTGGCGGAGCGGCTGCGCCGCGCCGGGCTGCCGATCTCGCCGTCCGGGGTGCGCTACATCTGGCAGAAGCACGGCCTCGAGACCGCGGTCAAGCGCCTGCGGGCGCTGGCCGGCAGTTCGGACGAAGGGCTGGCGGCGCTGACCGACACGCAGCGCGGGCTGCTCGAGCGCGGCGCGCTCACCGCGCGGCTCGTCCGCAGCGCCTCGCCCGAGGAGGCGGGAGAGGCGGTCGACGAGCCGATCGACCGTCGCCAGGTGATCCTCGACGCGGCTGCCGAACTGTTCGCCGAGCAGGGCTACGACCGCAGCTCGATCCGCGACATCGCGCGCAAAGTCGGGCTGCTGCCGGGCTCGGTCTATCACTATTTCGCGTCGAAGGACGAACTCTATCTGGCGGTGCACGGTGAAGGTTTCCGTCGGCTGACGGCGGCGGTCACGGCGGCGATCGGTGAAACTCGCGACCCGTGGGAGCGCCTCATGCGCGCCTGCGAAGTCCATGTCGGCGGCATCGCGACCGGCTCTCCGGTCGACCGCGTGACCGGCCACAACCTCGCGATGATTCGCCATCACGGGCTGTTCGCGAAAATCCGGCCGGTGCGCGAAGCCTACGAAAACATCTACCGCGAACTCATCGACGCGCTGCCGCTCGCGCCCGGCACGGACCGCACGCTGCTGCGCCTGCTGCTGCTCAGCGCGATGAACTGGGTGTACATCTGGTATCGCGAAGGCCGGCGCTCGCCGAAGGAGATCGCCGACGCGATGGTCGACATGCTGCGCCACGGCGTCGAGCGAGCGCCACGATCGCACGACGCGTAG